The DNA region TTCCTCCTCAGCGGCTTTGGCCACCGACTTCAAGACATCGCTTCGTTGGTCCTTGGTGAAGGCTGAGACGTCGCCCAAGACATGGCGGATATTTTCCCGGCCTTCCTTGGAGTTGTATTGGTTCCGAACGAAGACGTCGGCGTCGATCTCGATCAACTGGGCTTGGAATTCTTTAAAGAGGGATTCGGTCTCGGTGACCGAGATCACGGTGTAAAAATCAGAATCGATCTCTTGGTAGAGTAATTTAAGCAGAGGCTCGAATTTTTCGTCTTCGAGCAGATCTCGGTAGGGATTTTGAAAAGACTTCCCATCGTTCAGCTCGGCTTGGCGCTGCAGGAACTCTTTGAATTCCGCAAAATCCTGAACCTTGAGCTTGCTAACATCCAAAGCCCCGCAGCCATCACGCAAAAGCGCCGGCACCATCGGCCCCAAGAGCTTCTTCAGCTCGTCCCGATACCGCCGATGTTCGCTCGAGATCCCGTTCGCATCGGTCCCGCCGGCGAGCGAGAAGATGTCCTTCTCCCCTTCCGGCGGAAGATAGAAACTCACCCCGTCGAACCGCGGCCGATTGTAGGTCTTCCCCTCGGACATATACCTCTCCAAGGGGAGATCTAGTGCAAGGCAAAGGCCAGGATTATTTTATAATTTTTATAATAAAATCAAAAACTTATAATTCATGGAGAGGATAATAGTTCGCAATTTGAGAGCTAAAAATACTCGTTTCCTTTCCATTTCCCACCTGCGATTGACAAAGCAATGGTGATTAGCTAACCTAGGTTAGTCCATATGAAAAAATCTGATCAAACTGTCGTCAATACTCATGAGGCGAAGACAAACCTTTCCCGCCTCTTGGAAAAGGTTTCCAAAGGAAAAGAGGTGGTCATCGCCTCGGCGGGTCGCCCGATCGCCCGTCTCGTGCCCTTCAAAAAACCGTCTCCCCGCGAGCCTGGACTTGCAAAAGGAACTCTGCCGGAGGCCTTCTTTGAGCCCTTGCCCCCGGATGAGCTCAAGGCCTGGGAATCATGAAATTCCTTTTGGATACCCACGCCCTGCTTTGGTGGCTCGTGAACGACCCCCAGCTTTCGGTCAAGGCACGCCGGGTCATTGCGGACCGGCGAAACGAGATATTCGTCAGCAGCGCCTCCGCATGGGAAATCGCGACCAAACACCGCTTGGGTAAAATGAAGGGGATGGAGGAGGTAGCGGAACACCTATCATTTTACGTGGGGAAAACGGATTTTTCGATCCTGGAAATTTCGTTCGAACACGCCCAAACCGCCGGATCCCTGCCGGGACCGCATCGCGATCTCTTCGACCGTATGCTGATCGCCCAATCAATTCTCGAAAACATGCCCATTGTCACTCTGGATTCCGTCTTTGAGGGCTATCGCGCG from bacterium includes:
- a CDS encoding type II toxin-antitoxin system prevent-host-death family antitoxin, with amino-acid sequence MKKSDQTVVNTHEAKTNLSRLLEKVSKGKEVVIASAGRPIARLVPFKKPSPREPGLAKGTLPEAFFEPLPPDELKAWES
- a CDS encoding type II toxin-antitoxin system VapC family toxin, producing the protein MKFLLDTHALLWWLVNDPQLSVKARRVIADRRNEIFVSSASAWEIATKHRLGKMKGMEEVAEHLSFYVGKTDFSILEISFEHAQTAGSLPGPHRDLFDRMLIAQSILENMPIVTLDSVFEGYRARVVW